In Alosa sapidissima isolate fAloSap1 chromosome 4, fAloSap1.pri, whole genome shotgun sequence, the following are encoded in one genomic region:
- the myog gene encoding myogenin, producing MELFETNPYFFPDQRFYEGGDNYFQGRLAGGYEQSGGYQDRSSMLGLCGDGRLLSGGVVGGLEDKASPPAGLGVPLSPLQDQPHCPGQCLPWACKVCKRKSVTMDRRKAATLREKRRLKKVNEAFEALKRSTLMNPNQRLPKVEILRSAIQYIERLQALVSSLNQQDHDPAALHYRPAQPPRVSSSSDQGSGSTCCSSPEWSSASEHCAPAYGTGHDDLLHEDSSEQTNLRSLTSIVDSITDTDTAPLSYPLDIPK from the exons ATGGAGCTTTTCGAGACCAACCCCTACTTCTTCCCAGACCAGCGCTTCTACGAAGGGGGGGACAACTACTTCCAGGGCAGGCTGGCGGGGGGGTACGAGCAGAGCGGGGGCTACCAGGACCGGAGCTCCATGCTGGGACTGTGCGGGGACGGACGGCTGCTGTCGGGGGGCGTGGTGGGGGGCCTGGAGGATAAGGCGTCTCCCCCGGCCGGTCTGGGGGTCCCCCTGTCGCCCCTCCAGGACCAGCCGCACTGCCCCGGCCAGTGCCTGCCATGGGCCTGCAAGGTGTGCAAGCGCAAGTCGGTGACGATGGACCGGCGCAAGGCGGCGACGCTGCGGGAGAAGCGGCGGCTGAAGAAGGTGAACGAGGCGTTCGAGGCGCTCAAGCGGAGCACGCTGATGAACCCCAACCAGCGGCTGCCCAAGGTGGAGATCCTGCGCAGCGCCATCCAGTACATCGAGCGCCTGCAGGCCCTGGTCAGCTCCCTCAACCAGCAGGACCACGACCCCGCCGCACTGCACTACCGCCCGGCACAGCCGCCCAGG GTGTCGTCGTCTAGCGATCAGGGGTCGGGTAGCACCTGCTGCAGCAGCCCAGAGTGGAGCAGCGCCTCGGAACACTGCGCCCCCGCCTACGGAACCGGCCACGACG ACCTGCTGCATGAGGACTCTTCGGAGCAGACCAACCTGCGCTCCTTGACCTCTATCGTGGACAGCATCACGGACACCGACACGGCTCCCCTCTCCTACCCGCTGGACATTCCCAAATAA